Proteins found in one Panicum hallii strain FIL2 chromosome 4, PHallii_v3.1, whole genome shotgun sequence genomic segment:
- the LOC112889109 gene encoding ABC transporter G family member 36-like isoform X2: MPILNGISGIIKPQRMTLLLGPPGSGKTTLLLALAGRLGNDLKVSGNVTYNGHGMDDFVPQRTAAYVSQHDLHIGEMTVRETLAFSARCQGVGYFYDLLCDLLRREKEANVKPDADLDAFMKAAALGGQEANVVVEYMLKILGLEVCADTMVGDEMFRGISGGQRKRVTAGEILVGSARALFMDEISNGLDSSTTFQVMNSLRQAIHILGGTAVISLLQPAPETCNLFDDIILLSDGQIVYHGPREDVLDFFESMGFRCPERKGVADFLQEVTSKKDQKQYWAHHDQPYRYVSVKEFAESFCLFRVGQAMENEIAVPFDKSMSHPSALAASKYGVTTKELLKANIDREILLMKRNSFFYMFRVVQLILLSVIEMTLFFRTDMHRDSVANGGIYMGALFFTTLMIIFNGFSELTLTILKLPIFFKQRDLLFYPAWTYTVPSWILKIPITFLEVGGFVFITYYAIGFDPDVVRLFKQYLLFLAANQMSASLFRFIAGAARNMIVAYVFGSFAILVVMLLGGFVISRDNINKWWIWGYWTSPMMYAQNAVSVNEFLGQSWQKVLPGSTEPLGVLILKSHGIFPEAKWYWIGFGALLGFTLLFNSLFTLCLAYLKSYGPSYPSVSEETLKEKNANLIGVAVDVSVHKVKGLGSNCQSSESFCQATGSYNETKLASVDANSMPSQRGMVLPFVPLSLIFDSIRYSVDIPQEMKTQVLEDKLEILKGVSGSFRPGVLTALMGISGAGKTTLMDVLAGRKTSGYIKGSISISGYPKKQETFARVSGYCEQDDIHSPQVTVHESLLFSAWLRLPGDVNSATRKMFIEEVMELVELTPVRDALVGLPGVNGLSTEQRKRLTIAVELVANPSIIFMDEPTSGLDARAAAIVMRTVRNTVDTGRTVVCTIHQPSIDIFEAFDELLLLKQGGEEIYFGPLGHHSSEMIKYFEEIEGVAKIKDGYNPATWMLEVTTVSQELVLGVDFSDIYKNSELYQRNKSLIHELNTPPPGSSDLHFPTTHSQSFFTQCLACLWKQNLSYWRNPQYNAVREKPQDLFNAMGSMYAAILTIGVLNAASVQPVVSVERTAFYRERAAGMYSAFPYAFGQVLIELPYTLVQTCIYGTIVYAMMGFKWTVTKFFWYLFFMYFTLLYFIFCGMMAIGLTQNHTVASIVSAGFHATWNLFSGFLIPLTKIPIWWRWYYWLCPVAWSLYGMVVSQYGDDVDTPLFDGVSNTTVAKFVSDYFGYKCSFLGVVAVVVAAFGLLFALLFGLAIMKLNFQRK, encoded by the exons ATGCCAATTCTTAATGGCATCAGTGGTATCATCAAGCCTCAGAG GATGACTCTGCTGCTAGGCCCACCAGGGTCAGGGAAGACCACACTGCTGCTTGCTTTGGCTGGGAGGCTTGGCAATGATCTTAAG GTTTCAGGAAATGTCACTTATAATGGGCATGGAATGGATGATTTTGTACCCCAGCGGACGGCTGCCTATGTAAGCCAGCATGATCTTCACATAGGGGAGATGACTGTGCGggaaacacttgccttctctGCAAGGTGCCAAGGAGTTGGATATTTTTATG ATTTATTGTGTGACTTGTTAAGGAGAGAGAAAGAGGCGAATGTTAAGCCTGATGCTGACCTTGATGCTTTTATGAAA GCAGCTGCATTGGGAGGGCAAGAAGCCAATGTGGTGGTAGAGTACATGCTTAAG ATATTAGGACTGGAGGTATGCGCAGACACAATGGTTGGGGATGAGATGTTCAGGGGCATATCCGGAGGACAAAGGAAGCGTGTTACTGCAG GTGAGATATTGGTTGGCTCAGCAAGAGCACTATTCATGGATGAGATCTCCAACGGGCTCGATAGCTCCACGACGTTCCAGGTTATGAACTCCCTCAGACAGGCCATCCACATCCTTGGCGGCACGGCGGTCATCTCCTTGCTGCAGCCTGCACCTGAGACATGcaacttgtttgatgatattATACTCCTCTCGGATGGCCAGATTGTGTACCATGGGCCCCGTGAGGATGTTCTTGATTTCTTTGAGTCCATGGGCTTCAGATGCCCTGAAAGGAAAGGTGTCGCCGACTTCTTGCAAGAA GTAACATCAAAGAAAGATCAGAAACAGTACTGGGCTCACCATGACCAGCCCTATCGCTACGTATCAGTGAAGGAATTTGCAGAGTCGTTTTGCTTGTTCCGTGTTGGTCAGGCCATGGAAAATGAGATTGCCGTGCCATTCGACAAGAGCATGAGCCACCCGTCAGCTTTGGCAGCCTCAAAGTACGGTGTAACAACGAAAGAGCTTCTGAAAGCCAATATCGATCGGGAGATTCTGCTGATGAAGAGGAACTCATTTTTCTACATGTTCAGAGTTGTACAG CTGATATTGTTGTCGGTCATTGAGATGACACTCTTCTTCCGTACGGACATGCACCGCGATTCCGTGGCGAATGGAGGCATTTACATGGGCGCACTCTTCTTCACGACACTCATGATCATATTCAATGGCTTCTCTGAGCTTACCCTAACCATTTTAAAGCTACCTATTTTTTTCAAGCAAAGGGATCTCCTCTTCTATCCTGCTTGGACTTACACTGTACCATCATGGATTCTCAAGATCCCAATCACATTCCTTGAGGTTGGTGGGTTTGTTTTCATAACGTACTATGCCATTGGATTTGATCCAGATGTAGTCAG GCTTTTCAAGCAATATCTGCTTTTCTTAGCAGCTAATCAGATGTCAGCTTCGCTCTTCCGTTTCATTGCTGGAGCAGCAAGAAACATGATAGTTGCATATGTCTTCGGATCATTTGCAATTTTAGTTGTTATGCTTTTGGGTGGATTTGTTATTTCTAGAG ATAACATAAACAAATGGTGGATTTGGGGATACTGGACCTCTCCAATGATGTATGCACAGAATGCTGTGTCGGTGAATGAGTTCTTGGGACAAAGCTGGCAGAAGGTCTTGCCAGGCTCGACTGAGCCCCTTGGTGTGCTTATCCTCAAGTCCCATGGAATATTTCCAGAAGCCAAGTGGTACTGGATTGGCTTTGGCGCATTACTTGGATTCACACTTCTCTTCAACTCTCTATTCACGCTCTGTCTTGCATACCTCAAGT CATATGGTCCGTCCTATCCATCAGTATCAGAAGAGACGCTGAAGGAGAAGAATGCAAATTTGATTGGTGTGGCTGTAGATGTGTCAGTACATAAAGTGAAGGGACTTGGAAGTAATTGCCAGTCATCTGAAAGTTTTTGTCAGGCAACAGGCAGCTACAATGAAACAAAATTGGCAAGTGTTGATGCCAATTCTATGCCTTCTCAAAGAGGGATGGTTCTCCCCTTTGTTCCACTCTCACTAATTTTTGACAGTATCAGATACTCTGTCGACATTCCACAG GAAATGAAAACACAAGTTCTAGAAGATAAATTGGAGATCCTGAAGGGTGTTAGTGGGTCTTTCAGACCAGGAGTACTGACTGCCCTGATGGGCATCAGCGGTGCTGGTAAGACAACTCTGATGGATGTTCTGGCAGGAAGAAAGACCAGTGGGTACATCAAGGGAAGTATCAGCATTTCTGGATATCCAAAGAAACAGGAAACATTCGCTCGTGTGTCAGGATACTGTGAACAAGATGATATCCACTCTCCACAGGTTACGGTGCACGAGTCACTGCTTTTTTCGGCATGGCTTCGACTGCCAGGGGACGTGAATTCAGCGACAAGAAAG ATGTTTATTGAGGAGGTGATGGAGCTTGTGGAGCTCACGCCAGTGAGAGATGCTCTGGTTGGATTGCCTGGAGTAAATGGACTGTCGACCGAGCAGAGGAAGAGGTTGACAATTGCTGTGGAGCTTGTCGCAAACCCTTCTATCATTTTCATGGACGAGCCAACATCAGGACTCGATGCTCGCGCAGCAGCAATTGTGATGAGGACAGTGAGGAACACTGTCGATACTGGTCGAACAGTCGTCTGCACAATCCATCAGCCAAGCATTGACATATTCGAAGCTTTTGATGAG CTTTTACTATTGAAGCAAGGTGGAGAAGAGATCTATTTTGGTCCACTAGGCCATCATTCCTCAGAAATGATCAAGTATTTTGAG GAAATTGAAGGAGTTGCCAAAATCAAAGATGGCTATAATCCAGCGACCTGGATGCTTGAAGTGACAACAGTTTCACAAGAACTTGTGCTAGGTGTTGATTTCAGTGACATATACAAGAACTCTGAACTCTACCA GAGGAACAAGTCCTTGATACATGAACTGAATACTCCGCCACCAGGTTCAAGCGACCTCCACTTCCCGACCACACACTCGCAGTCATTCTTCACGCAATGCCTGGCTTGCCTATGGAAGCAGAACCTGTCCTACTGGAGGAACCCGCAGTACAACGCTGTCAG GGAGAAACCGCAAGACCTGTTCAACGCCATGGGGTCAATGTATGCTGCTATACTAACCATAGGCGTGCTCAACGCGGCATCAGTTCAGCCAGTGGTTTCAGTGGAGCGAACGGCCTTCTACCGGGAAAGAGCTGCTGGCATGTACTCAGCTTTCCCGTATGCGTTTGGTCAG GTTTTGATTGAGCTGCCTTACACGCTAGTTCAGACCTGCATATATGGGACCATAGTGTATGCCATGATGGGGTTCAAGTGGACAGTTACTAAATTCTTCTGGTATCTCTTCTTCATGTACTTCACACTGCTGTActtcatattttgcggcatgatGGCGATTGGGCTGACACAGAACCACACCGTAGCATCCATTGTATCCGCAGGGTTCCACGCCACATGGAACCTCTTCTCCGGTTTTCTGATCCCCCTAACG AAAATCCCTATCTGGTGGAGATGGTACTACTGGCTCTGCCCTGTTGCGTGGAGCTTGTACGGGATGGTTGTGTCACAGTACGGTGATGACGTTGACACTCCGCTGTTTGATGGTGTCAGCAACACCACCGTGGCCAAATTTGTCAGCGACTACTTTGGATATAAGTGCAGCTTCCTGGGAGTGGTGgccgtggtggtggcggcgttcGGGCTCCTCTTTGCGCTGCTGTTCGGTCTTGCCATAATGAAGCTGAATTTCCAAAGGAAATGA
- the LOC112889109 gene encoding ABC transporter G family member 36-like isoform X1 — protein sequence MPILNGISGIIKPQRMTLLLGPPGSGKTTLLLALAGRLGNDLKVSGNVTYNGHGMDDFVPQRTAAYVSQHDLHIGEMTVRETLAFSARCQGVGYFYDLLCDLLRREKEANVKPDADLDAFMKAAALGGQEANVVVEYMLKILGLEVCADTMVGDEMFRGISGGQRKRVTAGEILVGSARALFMDEISNGLDSSTTFQVMNSLRQAIHILGGTAVISLLQPAPETCNLFDDIILLSDGQIVYHGPREDVLDFFESMGFRCPERKGVADFLQEVTSKKDQKQYWAHHDQPYRYVSVKEFAESFCLFRVGQAMENEIAVPFDKSMSHPSALAASKYGVTTKELLKANIDREILLMKRNSFFYMFRVVQLILLSVIEMTLFFRTDMHRDSVANGGIYMGALFFTTLMIIFNGFSELTLTILKLPIFFKQRDLLFYPAWTYTVPSWILKIPITFLEVGGFVFITYYAIGFDPDVVRLFKQYLLFLAANQMSASLFRFIAGAARNMIVAYVFGSFAILVVMLLGGFVISRDNINKWWIWGYWTSPMMYAQNAVSVNEFLGQSWQKVLPGSTEPLGVLILKSHGIFPEAKWYWIGFGALLGFTLLFNSLFTLCLAYLKSYGPSYPSVSEETLKEKNANLIGVAVDVSVHKVKGLGSNCQSSESFCQATGSYNETKLASVDANSMPSQRGMVLPFVPLSLIFDSIRYSVDIPQEMKTQVLEDKLEILKGVSGSFRPGVLTALMGISGAGKTTLMDVLAGRKTSGYIKGSISISGYPKKQETFARVSGYCEQDDIHSPQVTVHESLLFSAWLRLPGDVNSATRKMFIEEVMELVELTPVRDALVGLPGVNGLSTEQRKRLTIAVELVANPSIIFMDEPTSGLDARAAAIVMRTVRNTVDTGRTVVCTIHQPSIDIFEAFDELLLLKQGGEEIYFGPLGHHSSEMIKYFEEIEGVAKIKDGYNPATWMLEVTTVSQELVLGVDFSDIYKNSELYQRNKSLIHELNTPPPGSSDLHFPTTHSQSFFTQCLACLWKQNLSYWRNPQYNAVRFFFTAIKALLFGTIFWGLGSKREKPQDLFNAMGSMYAAILTIGVLNAASVQPVVSVERTAFYRERAAGMYSAFPYAFGQVLIELPYTLVQTCIYGTIVYAMMGFKWTVTKFFWYLFFMYFTLLYFIFCGMMAIGLTQNHTVASIVSAGFHATWNLFSGFLIPLTKIPIWWRWYYWLCPVAWSLYGMVVSQYGDDVDTPLFDGVSNTTVAKFVSDYFGYKCSFLGVVAVVVAAFGLLFALLFGLAIMKLNFQRK from the exons ATGCCAATTCTTAATGGCATCAGTGGTATCATCAAGCCTCAGAG GATGACTCTGCTGCTAGGCCCACCAGGGTCAGGGAAGACCACACTGCTGCTTGCTTTGGCTGGGAGGCTTGGCAATGATCTTAAG GTTTCAGGAAATGTCACTTATAATGGGCATGGAATGGATGATTTTGTACCCCAGCGGACGGCTGCCTATGTAAGCCAGCATGATCTTCACATAGGGGAGATGACTGTGCGggaaacacttgccttctctGCAAGGTGCCAAGGAGTTGGATATTTTTATG ATTTATTGTGTGACTTGTTAAGGAGAGAGAAAGAGGCGAATGTTAAGCCTGATGCTGACCTTGATGCTTTTATGAAA GCAGCTGCATTGGGAGGGCAAGAAGCCAATGTGGTGGTAGAGTACATGCTTAAG ATATTAGGACTGGAGGTATGCGCAGACACAATGGTTGGGGATGAGATGTTCAGGGGCATATCCGGAGGACAAAGGAAGCGTGTTACTGCAG GTGAGATATTGGTTGGCTCAGCAAGAGCACTATTCATGGATGAGATCTCCAACGGGCTCGATAGCTCCACGACGTTCCAGGTTATGAACTCCCTCAGACAGGCCATCCACATCCTTGGCGGCACGGCGGTCATCTCCTTGCTGCAGCCTGCACCTGAGACATGcaacttgtttgatgatattATACTCCTCTCGGATGGCCAGATTGTGTACCATGGGCCCCGTGAGGATGTTCTTGATTTCTTTGAGTCCATGGGCTTCAGATGCCCTGAAAGGAAAGGTGTCGCCGACTTCTTGCAAGAA GTAACATCAAAGAAAGATCAGAAACAGTACTGGGCTCACCATGACCAGCCCTATCGCTACGTATCAGTGAAGGAATTTGCAGAGTCGTTTTGCTTGTTCCGTGTTGGTCAGGCCATGGAAAATGAGATTGCCGTGCCATTCGACAAGAGCATGAGCCACCCGTCAGCTTTGGCAGCCTCAAAGTACGGTGTAACAACGAAAGAGCTTCTGAAAGCCAATATCGATCGGGAGATTCTGCTGATGAAGAGGAACTCATTTTTCTACATGTTCAGAGTTGTACAG CTGATATTGTTGTCGGTCATTGAGATGACACTCTTCTTCCGTACGGACATGCACCGCGATTCCGTGGCGAATGGAGGCATTTACATGGGCGCACTCTTCTTCACGACACTCATGATCATATTCAATGGCTTCTCTGAGCTTACCCTAACCATTTTAAAGCTACCTATTTTTTTCAAGCAAAGGGATCTCCTCTTCTATCCTGCTTGGACTTACACTGTACCATCATGGATTCTCAAGATCCCAATCACATTCCTTGAGGTTGGTGGGTTTGTTTTCATAACGTACTATGCCATTGGATTTGATCCAGATGTAGTCAG GCTTTTCAAGCAATATCTGCTTTTCTTAGCAGCTAATCAGATGTCAGCTTCGCTCTTCCGTTTCATTGCTGGAGCAGCAAGAAACATGATAGTTGCATATGTCTTCGGATCATTTGCAATTTTAGTTGTTATGCTTTTGGGTGGATTTGTTATTTCTAGAG ATAACATAAACAAATGGTGGATTTGGGGATACTGGACCTCTCCAATGATGTATGCACAGAATGCTGTGTCGGTGAATGAGTTCTTGGGACAAAGCTGGCAGAAGGTCTTGCCAGGCTCGACTGAGCCCCTTGGTGTGCTTATCCTCAAGTCCCATGGAATATTTCCAGAAGCCAAGTGGTACTGGATTGGCTTTGGCGCATTACTTGGATTCACACTTCTCTTCAACTCTCTATTCACGCTCTGTCTTGCATACCTCAAGT CATATGGTCCGTCCTATCCATCAGTATCAGAAGAGACGCTGAAGGAGAAGAATGCAAATTTGATTGGTGTGGCTGTAGATGTGTCAGTACATAAAGTGAAGGGACTTGGAAGTAATTGCCAGTCATCTGAAAGTTTTTGTCAGGCAACAGGCAGCTACAATGAAACAAAATTGGCAAGTGTTGATGCCAATTCTATGCCTTCTCAAAGAGGGATGGTTCTCCCCTTTGTTCCACTCTCACTAATTTTTGACAGTATCAGATACTCTGTCGACATTCCACAG GAAATGAAAACACAAGTTCTAGAAGATAAATTGGAGATCCTGAAGGGTGTTAGTGGGTCTTTCAGACCAGGAGTACTGACTGCCCTGATGGGCATCAGCGGTGCTGGTAAGACAACTCTGATGGATGTTCTGGCAGGAAGAAAGACCAGTGGGTACATCAAGGGAAGTATCAGCATTTCTGGATATCCAAAGAAACAGGAAACATTCGCTCGTGTGTCAGGATACTGTGAACAAGATGATATCCACTCTCCACAGGTTACGGTGCACGAGTCACTGCTTTTTTCGGCATGGCTTCGACTGCCAGGGGACGTGAATTCAGCGACAAGAAAG ATGTTTATTGAGGAGGTGATGGAGCTTGTGGAGCTCACGCCAGTGAGAGATGCTCTGGTTGGATTGCCTGGAGTAAATGGACTGTCGACCGAGCAGAGGAAGAGGTTGACAATTGCTGTGGAGCTTGTCGCAAACCCTTCTATCATTTTCATGGACGAGCCAACATCAGGACTCGATGCTCGCGCAGCAGCAATTGTGATGAGGACAGTGAGGAACACTGTCGATACTGGTCGAACAGTCGTCTGCACAATCCATCAGCCAAGCATTGACATATTCGAAGCTTTTGATGAG CTTTTACTATTGAAGCAAGGTGGAGAAGAGATCTATTTTGGTCCACTAGGCCATCATTCCTCAGAAATGATCAAGTATTTTGAG GAAATTGAAGGAGTTGCCAAAATCAAAGATGGCTATAATCCAGCGACCTGGATGCTTGAAGTGACAACAGTTTCACAAGAACTTGTGCTAGGTGTTGATTTCAGTGACATATACAAGAACTCTGAACTCTACCA GAGGAACAAGTCCTTGATACATGAACTGAATACTCCGCCACCAGGTTCAAGCGACCTCCACTTCCCGACCACACACTCGCAGTCATTCTTCACGCAATGCCTGGCTTGCCTATGGAAGCAGAACCTGTCCTACTGGAGGAACCCGCAGTACAACGCTGTCAGGTTTTTCTTCACCGCCATTAAAGCTCTACTCTTTGGCACCATATTCTGGGGCCTCGGCTCCAAAAG GGAGAAACCGCAAGACCTGTTCAACGCCATGGGGTCAATGTATGCTGCTATACTAACCATAGGCGTGCTCAACGCGGCATCAGTTCAGCCAGTGGTTTCAGTGGAGCGAACGGCCTTCTACCGGGAAAGAGCTGCTGGCATGTACTCAGCTTTCCCGTATGCGTTTGGTCAG GTTTTGATTGAGCTGCCTTACACGCTAGTTCAGACCTGCATATATGGGACCATAGTGTATGCCATGATGGGGTTCAAGTGGACAGTTACTAAATTCTTCTGGTATCTCTTCTTCATGTACTTCACACTGCTGTActtcatattttgcggcatgatGGCGATTGGGCTGACACAGAACCACACCGTAGCATCCATTGTATCCGCAGGGTTCCACGCCACATGGAACCTCTTCTCCGGTTTTCTGATCCCCCTAACG AAAATCCCTATCTGGTGGAGATGGTACTACTGGCTCTGCCCTGTTGCGTGGAGCTTGTACGGGATGGTTGTGTCACAGTACGGTGATGACGTTGACACTCCGCTGTTTGATGGTGTCAGCAACACCACCGTGGCCAAATTTGTCAGCGACTACTTTGGATATAAGTGCAGCTTCCTGGGAGTGGTGgccgtggtggtggcggcgttcGGGCTCCTCTTTGCGCTGCTGTTCGGTCTTGCCATAATGAAGCTGAATTTCCAAAGGAAATGA